One Arachis hypogaea cultivar Tifrunner chromosome 2, arahy.Tifrunner.gnm2.J5K5, whole genome shotgun sequence genomic window, TCCTACTTTGCTGTTCAATTGGGTACTGTCGGCGcccattttttttatcattaaaaaaaataaaatgaaaaattaagaaatttgaaTGCGTGTGGTAAGAGAAATTGAAGTAAGTAGGTCCCAAAAGAGGGTATTTCCTTAATTATATGTTTTATTGTTTATCTTGTTGGCCTTATCAAAACGTTCCACACATACATGTAGATTGTAAGTATATATAGTAAACCTAACTTacattaagaaaattatatgtacaCTACCTTAATTAggtcattctctctctctctctctcctttcttttctttcttttgcatattgtattatatatgttgttaatgatttatattaaattaattgaaCATATACTAGTATATAACCTAATCATCATAACCAAAAAACATTGATCTAATTAAGTATTATACTCAAAGCAtccatctaaaataaaaaatattatttatacattaaaattaattactaaaattaattattaatatataaatatatatgtaatttaatttatttttaatatatattttatactaataactaattttagtgtacacgtatattaaatataccaaaaataaagaaaaaaaaagtatatatataaaaagtttaATTGGTCATGAGAAGATAGACATTATTGTTTACATTTGCGTCAAGACTTTGAATTTTCTAGCGGTGAATAGAAGATGGGGTCCTGCATTCCTAGCTAGTGTGAAAGTGAGAATATACTTGTGATGAGGTATGATGTCAATTGTCTTGTTTCATGTGTGATTCATTTTAGACTAAGATTAAACCTTGTTGACTACTCTTGCTTGACTTACTCACTATATAACAagaaaaaattgtattttatggttattaaaaatatttattttaatagaatatattttaatttattattaatcattaatttttttaattttctatgatattttcaaaaattagttcaTTAATGTAATTAAACctctatttaattaaaaatttattattgactaataaaCCTCAATCATTAAAatcttttagtatttttattaatgaataataattgtgtcaataattataaaaaaaatattgtaagaTATTAACAAATATTAGTATGAACTAAAGAAAGTATATACTCATAACTCAATGATAAATTGAAGGTTTATTTTTAGTTGTAGCTGTCAATTAATTAACCTAAGATTGGAGACAGGGCGACAGTAGTTGAAGTGTCAATTATGAAAGCAATGTGAGAGAGATAAAGATGCAATGTATACATTTTCTTGGACcaatttctttctttaatttgtgaattgaaatttgagaacaaaaaagaaaagggtTAAAATTGAGACTTTCTTGCGTGAGAGTTCAGTTTCCTTTAATTTGTTCCTTTAGAGAGAAAGCGAATTGAGAAAGAAAATAAGGGGAAGTGTTTCCAATGTAAATATTATGTATAATTACATTGTTTATTGAATGAacagagaagattaatgaaagtcaTCATACTATTTTGTTTTTTACCTATATGTACTAAAATATATAAGATAAAGAGCAAACTTATAATATTCTGAAATCTTTGTtctcatatataatataataataatggtgTGAATTTTTTATCAGTGTCTTTTAACTagataaattaaagattaatttgttactaatttaaatttcatttaaaatatattaactaataaattattatatataaaaaataaaattcaaatctttataTACATTTGTTTAAGTTGACGAATAAATTGATAATTTCGTTTGTAttataattattctaattttgtgaataTACTAAGTTTGTTTTATCTTAGTAAAGTGTAATAaccttttttttgtgtttttgtttattAGTTTTAAATGGTCTTTATTGACAATAATagtcaaataagataaaagtatATTCGAAAGTGAGCTGATGAATTTAGTCGAGTCAGATCAAGctcaatataataataataatcaaaatacaaaaattaattaaaaaatatattcaatattcaagtaaaattaagaaaatgttCATATttcaattgtatttttttttttcatttttctattctACCTTGCTTTCTACTCTCTGACACACTTGTTAAATAAAGAGAGTTTGGTTCATGAAAATggaattttcttttccttttttcttttttaattaaaaagttgTGATTTATTGATCCTTTACTCTGTTCCATTATTAAATGGTTGGTGCTGCCAAGTATAATCTTGAACTCCATTAACAAAAAAGAGACACACAAAGTTggtgtaatttgtttttaatacaTGGGGCCTAGCTATAATATGCACCCAAACGTGTCACTAATAACAAGGCACTTAAATCAGTGACAAACTTTCATAAATAGTTTTTtcgtttgattaaattattatcagcattccaattttattcttaaatttcgaaactcaaatataaaattatttatcaaaatatcgAAGTAATTACTCTTTTAATAAATTACATCTCATgttaattactattatttttctaaatttaaagtAAAGGTCAACCTTAATATATGAATATAAAAGGTTACTTTAATagtttaattacataataatattagcaaaaataataaattagtttttacacACTACAACTGGAGTAATtatctataaataaataaattttattagacaacaatgtaaaatattttaaaatatagcatcaataaattaaaattaaaattaaactcttacaaACTGAATCTTGTTTCTAATTTATGAACGATGTTGATTCAACTTTATTTAAGATGATATTTTCTTGGCCCTTTATATGTCTCTTTAATTAGCGAAAAGTAAAGCACACCTTTTTTGACTTAGAAAGCAATAACCTCAATGAAAATCAAGCCATCATTGAAATTAATGCACGAGCGTTAGTGGGATGTTAAGTTTGGTGAGTGGTGACAAATAGCTAGCTCtattaacatataaatataaacataGTATTATACATTATATTACTCTATACACTTACTATTACTACGTATTGGTATTACTAGTAGTGGCAAAATGAAAATCTCACCAAACCGATGAAAAGGAATAATATGTTTGTTACTATATAGCACTCTTCCTTGGATAAgtcttttttaagttttaattttgatatattcaatgtagtattaaaaatataaaaaaataataaattttataatattttttaaatgtgtGATGACTTTAACAAAAAAGAATAATTTGAAAACAATATAATCATATAGTGTAATTTTATCACCTTTAATGTTTAAAAATGATTTGagaaaattaaagtaattaaaatttcgatttaacttttaaaaattttttatattacgattttaaatgagtaaattaattttataaaatttatactaaatctgataattttataatttattttttttaattttatgttttatataatttatttttttgattttacgaaaaattttaattttttctaccttacaaaaacatttttttttttttttgagacgtAAACTATTCACACATAATCCATATGGTAGTAGTAATAGTAGTTTTCAACCTTTCatcttcttttagttttagttaggTAAACCTGTGGTAGCAATCACCAAACTCTTATTTTGCATGATCTACCCCCTCCAAAAATGACGAATGCATATTTTTAATAAGGAGTTTGTTACgtagataataatttttgtaaataatatgaacaatcaattttaaaatttatctaataaaataaaaatatattacatcCTCAAATTATTcacttaaatattaatattaaaataattatccacacacctaataaattaaatatctaatatatttattattcacattatttaatattttcattatctttCCATACTcttctttttaataataaatgaagagtgcgtgtatatatatataatctctaataattcatcactattttccaATTAGTACTACTAATAATCTACTAGCTAGTGTGTGTGTACATAAACTATAAATCCTATCTATATATCTAGCAAAGTATAGCCTCCACCATTCATATTCAATAACATACATACCAACACAAACCATATACCATgatcttatcatatctttaataataaaaaataaatacaagaaaTTCATTCCcactttataaatataaataaatgaaaaCCCAAAGACGCCCCACCCCCAATTCTTCAGAATTAAAACCATCAACCACACCACTctctttgcttcttcttcttccaaataTCTTCCGAAGTAACAACCTCGATGTCGGTGAAGGAGTGCGATCaccacaggaagaggaggcaagTAATAATAAGGAGAATATGCGGTGGAATCTTAATATTCGTGTTCTTGGTGTTGCTAGTAATATTAATAATATGGGCAGTACTAAGACCTACCAAACCGACCTTCATACTCCAGGACATAACGGTTTATGCCTTCAACGCCACCGTCGCCAACTTCTTAACCTCCAATTTTCAGGTCACCTTGACTTCTCGCAATCCTAACGATCACATCGGTGTCTACTATGACCACCTCGCCGCCTATATTAGTTACCGGAATCAGCAAGTTACTTACCGGACCGCCATACCCCCCACATATCAGGTAACTAATACTTTCCGTTTTGGGTTATGGAACAGCTTATAAtagtaaattgaaaaaaatatatacaaaatttataccattatttaattaattaaatatttttaaataatgaatttattgttagttaattttttttgctaataaataataatatctgaaaattaaattatctatattattttaaactaattgagattttaaattgaaaaagattttgattttattatggGTTTAATTTATACAGTggtataattatatctatttttttataataattcatactgttaatataaaaaataattatttttattgaaataatattaaatatatgtataaaattatttgaaaaatgtatcaaaattaatttttttaatattttgtaattaattttttcggcGTCGTTGTATGTATTTTCgatataaaagtattttatattgatatattggtatgaaaaaaaaaagtagctaTTTTTCTATGTGTAATAATATTAAGTGGTCCTTCAAACCCAAaaagttttaattactttttacagttattttttatttttgtaattacattatgaataaaaaaaaataaactcatAATTAATTAAGAGCAATGATATGTTTAAactcttaattttattttcaagtaAATAATAATGATATGTTAAAACCAAACAGGGACATAAAGAAGTCAACGTATGGTCACCGTTTGTTTACGGAACGAATATTCCGATTGCTCCGTTCAACTTTCAGAGTCTCAGTCAAGAAGAAAATGATGTCATCCTTGTCACCCTCAGAGTTGACGGGAAGGTCCGTTGGAAGGTCGGCGTGTTCGTCTCCGGCCACTACCACATCCATGTCCGTTGTCCTGCGTACATTAATTTCGGTTCGCAGGGCAACGGCGTCAGGATTGGTGAGAACGGCGCCATGAAGTACATGATGATTCAACGTTGTGCCGTTAGCGTTTAAACCTTTAATTTAATCCAATttttaattagtaaaattttttgttaacgtGGTAcgtacatttttattttaatgtatttttctaCCTTTGTATGGTTGTATTTAATGTGTCACTTTTGTGTATGAATTGTTAGGTATAAATTGAACTGTACATTTTGCTATAGGAAGGAGAAATAGCTATATGATATAGCAAAATTACCAAGttgtaataaataataatttaattacatgcaatatataataataatgagcTATGATGGAAATAACTTTTTTGATACATTATTGTTTATTTAAGTGTTTTATCTTATTAACTTAATcatgtagaaaaataaaaaatatatatataattacatagcaattttatttattttttggttaattaattTGGATAACAAATGAGTGTGAGATGGAGCACTCGGAGTCTTTTTCTTTCGTTTTCTCAGTAATTCTCAATTTCTCACATTTTATTCTCGTTTATTTggcttattattttttggtttttctgttattttgtttatattggtATATACATGTGTATATTCACATGTTTATATTCCTCTTGGTATGTTTTATTTTATCCACACTTTATAGCAAGGACCACTTTTGTTATCTTCTTTGAATTTTCTTCCTTTATAGATCCATGTAGCTGCTATACATGTTCCATTTGAATACTTGATGTACATGCTAACCCTAATGTTATAAAAATGGCACTTTGTAGGGATGTTCCACATTTATAAATACATAGTAGAAAAGGTAGTTGTATCATGTTATTATCAACATATATAATGAActgaaaaacaatttttaaagtaataactaaccactcaaattaattttcactaaatttaattaggttattgtatattttagattttaatattttttattatttcatcaGACATAGATTATtagtcttttattgtttttcaataaattttttaatatgtattgCATTGgataaataaattactaaaaaatcTTATCACAAAATacttaaatctaaaaaaatatctcttttgtgaaataatcaatgcggatgtatttttaaaataatacaaaattattaattaaaaattaaagtgtctcgtcaaaaattttttgaaaccTAATATgaatgtaattttttaaatttttttaatcatcagtaattttatattttattatagttGATACAATTTAAGCCTAGTTATAGCCCATTATTAGGGTTAGATAGATCTattattactaataaaaaattagaataattagaaataaataatttctaATTTATATATGACTATTGAATAATcgttgcataaaaaaaattagaaaatttatatattttattaagatTTATAAAAAGTTGCATCAAATACATTATTGAAGCCTCTAGAAACTAGCACAAGTAGTTAATTTCTATCTGTATAAGGATGGATATGAATTATTGAAGGAAGTTGTGGGCTTCTTTTGAAATAACATATAGTGTTATGTTCATCCACATGGCATATAGTGGTGGTAGTCCTTTTCAAAATAGGCTCACCTACTTTgccaattaataataattaataaattgaaaatattggtggaaataaagaaataattaataaattgctTTCATAGCATTATGTGTGTACATGAATGGtccttatctttatctcctattctctaatcaaaatcaaaattatgtCTATTATGATATGATGATGACCCAATTCATCAGCACATAGttattaggatcatgtggctttGCTTGGCAGTGTTGAGCACCGTCATGATTTGGCAAAAGTAAAGAGAACCttctttaattcatatttttctacACACGCACTCAAATTCAATGATATTACTAATTAGggtgagtaatttttttttttttaatcaaagataACGAGACTTGAATTTGCGATCTCTTAGATAAGTAtggaaaaattatattatttaaactatAATTCATTGGttctttaatattaaatatttattatcttaAGTTAGGAGTGTTACTTGAACCGTGACTTCTAAGTGAATATAAAGAAACTagaacaaattctttttcaatgaataaaattttcaaaaattcatttaaaatataattaattttcgtgtgcgttaaaataaaatttaaagaattttaCGACGGTATAAATGATCTGTCTTTTTGCAGGATACAAAAAAGTCTAACATTATTATGTGTTTAGATTAACctattttatataaattgtaaatttttttttgcaaattacaaaaatttaaaaaaatttgcaaaagacaataaaaaaaataaaataaaccttctcATAGATGTAATTTGCGaaaaatcaccacattttgaagGATTATACTAAATTTATATCCATATCTAAATATTTTAGCCTAAATTTTTAAGGTAAAATTACATATTAGAGATTATATTCTATGAATTACTATCAAGAAATTTACATCGTCTTAATTCTGTAAATTTTGTGGTCTAAATATCTGTTATTGAATTTGATGTTAAAAATTCATAGCATGATGAACATTTATGCTATAAGCACCCGAATTCAGCTACCTTAGATAAACCTTTCCACACGTAAGAGTAGAACACAACAATTAATCAATCACATCTCTCATTGTCATCACTATTGACTATTAAGTCTTAGTGAGTCCTTTTTTTCTTTATAGTATTTAAAATCTTAGAAAATGATATCTTTATCGTCTTTGGGAGCAATTATGTTAAAAGAAGCCATATAAAAGTTGATTAACTTAAAGTAAATTAAAGTAACTATCAGATAGAACGTAGCACTATTaatttgtttagtttttttttttttttaacaaaattaaaatataaactaacatGGACCCCTATAATTTCTATATGTCACCCTCATGGTTATTGGGCCATTCAGTTAATGGGCCAAGCCTTAGGTTATCGGCCCAATAATTGGATTAGATTAATTCCGTATTAAGTTTTTCTTTTTTCGCatccctttatttatttatttatctatcattagttttagaataataatttggacttttattttttttatgttattaatattttctaattcgataaataaaaaataaggcgAATTCTATGGTATAGATGCCAAAAGACATTTATACATGTAGAAATAACGTGTTTTGGTTTGATGAGTGACACTTGGTGTTTGTTATTTGTGCTGTCTTTCATACTGTACAGTAAAAATACTGTAATTTTCAGAATTTATCTATTAAATGTAATATTaattatgttattaaaattttaatgatatttAGATTTTGGTATACATTGTTGGGCCAAATAAAATCATTCAGTTGGGTCTTTTAAGTTGTCCTTTGATTTCTTTTTTAAACTTTGGAATGTTTTATTCGGTCAATGTTAAAATTCTTAATCCTATTgctatacaaatatatatttattaatttggtGAGTAATTAAGATATACGATTTATATACTTAGAACTTTTAAGTTTTacaaaggtttaattattctgttggtctttataatttttcgaaatttttaattgagtttttgtattttttttttctttcaattgagtccttgcatcaaaattttttttaattgggttcctacactttttttttatttggatttctacactaattttttttagttgggtccctataaaattaagctaattactgccaagagggacctaattgaaaaaaaaaattagtgtaagaaccaattaaaagaaaaaaaaagtataaagacctaattaaaaatttcgtaaaactataaggaccaacagaaCAATTAAACCTTTTACAATATATATAGTTTGTAAATAtccttttattttacttttacacaggaaaaattaattttatttaaggttaaaatatatttagtaatttaatcaatatttatatattaactaatatttatattattattgtacAATTTTATTAGTATTCAATTCTAAAGAATTAAGAGTATATTACTTTAGAATAAGGCTCAAATTTAAAATGCAATAAAGTATTTAATCGTTAAACATATATTTTGAAATAGGTCTATCGATAAAGAACAGaattcaaaataaacaaaagacaagaataaaaattaaataaaaaatatattaaaattaaaatagaaaacaaaggatagattgaaattgaatacagAGAGAATCACTtgacttttaattcaatttcttaATGCAACAAGAAAGAGACTtactcaacctaacttgtccatATTATACTTTGAGAATTGAATTGAAGGGACACGCTCAACCTTCTATCCAATTCTCCGATGCAACAACAGAGACTTATTCAACCTCACTTGTCTACACCATGGTTTTATCATGAAATTAAAAGAGACTTTTCACACCTCTAATCACTCAATATGACGAATAGTTTAGAAGgtatttataacatttttttaggttaaaaaaaaaaaaaaaaacataaacctATAAATATAAAGCCCAATCTAGTAACTaattaaacaaaatcaaaatacatcaaattaaattgaatattctaaaaatataaactaataactttTAGATAATATTTGAACTCTTTACATCACGAATATTTGAAACATGTATCACCtagttaatatcttattttaatataattttttgtaaatataattaaaaaaaaatttatctttaaaatttagcAACTTTATGATCATTTTATATTTCTTGAAAGGAGTCATGACATtataaaatctaattttataataaaaaaataattgttagATGAGTAAATTTGATAAAGGAACCAAATAATAtgttgcatgattttattttgcactttatACTGTTACTACACATAGTTAGAAAatagaaaaacagagaaagctaTGCTTGGGCAAATTTATAGCCCAACTGAATGCATTGTTCAATTTTTTATTCGGCCTATTATGTGACAAAAAAATGGATGTCattaaaatttaacaatataattaacaTTATATTTAAGGTAGACAAAAGCTGAAAATTATAGTATTCTTACTGCACATCTGAAAAAGAATACCAATAGCAGACATTAAATCTCACTAGTTCCAAAAAAAAGACGCCAAATGTCACTTAAAAAACAAAATACGTTACTTCTATATGTGTAGATGTCTTTTGGCATCTACACCATAGACTtcaccaaaaattaattttgtcgTGAATTTGAACTATATTTAAGGACTTAACTAatattttaggattagaattgctgcatacataataaaaaattcaaacttttaaatttatttaagtgAACAAATAAGTTAATCACTTAACTAACTCAATTTGATTGAATTGGACTATTATTAAAATATCTAGTTTTATTTCATTTACTCAAACCACTTAGGTCTCGGTccaatcaaagaaaaagaaaacattgaATTTCCACCAAACTGGTCAAGCCCAACATGCTTCTaacctatttattttttcttttggtacAATTCCAAGTTGCTACATGATCTTCAATTCCATGATGAAATTGAATTAGGCAAGTGGGCATAAATCACATTAACAAGCAAAGTACATAACATTATCCATAAATTGATTTCATAGAATTTTCAACACTCCTTCAATCCTAccctatatatatacataagcacataacatatatACTCATAAcatttacttatcaaataaatcTTCATATATTATTCTTGCACATACATATGGCTGAAAATAAGCAATCCCAATTGAATGGCTCATACTATGGCCCTTCAATTCCTCCAAATAATAACCGTAGAAGAAGAAATTG contains:
- the LOC112757947 gene encoding NDR1/HIN1-like protein 1, whose protein sequence is MSVKECDHHRKRRQVIIRRICGGILIFVFLVLLVILIIWAVLRPTKPTFILQDITVYAFNATVANFLTSNFQVTLTSRNPNDHIGVYYDHLAAYISYRNQQVTYRTAIPPTYQGHKEVNVWSPFVYGTNIPIAPFNFQSLSQEENDVILVTLRVDGKVRWKVGVFVSGHYHIHVRCPAYINFGSQGNGVRIGENGAMKYMMIQRCAVSV